One Kaistella polysaccharea DNA segment encodes these proteins:
- a CDS encoding putative type IX sorting system protein PorV2 yields the protein MIKILFAAFLFFGFISEAQIVRKYSNEFLSIGAGARGLAMGGAVISSQNDVYSPMWNPAGLIGVERDWQGAAMHAEYFESIAKYDYLAFAKPVDNKGGAFAISIVRLGIDNILNTTQLIDPEGNIDYDKITSFSQSDYAALVSYAFHPGGDQRLDFGVNAKLVYRNVGKFASGYGFGFDLGAIYHADSGWNYGAVLKDATTTVNFWTVNQKELSAVVNGEEFNPAPKDKMELTMPKLNLGLSRNFELNRDLELLPEAGINVDFAKTAAVISTDFASITPYAGAELKFQDMVFVRVGVNRFQNITDIENLKRKISFQPSAGIGIKYQGLTLDYAITNSGIGGSNFYSNFFSLKLDMGDFRN from the coding sequence ATGATAAAAATATTATTTGCTGCGTTTTTGTTTTTCGGATTTATTTCTGAAGCGCAAATCGTGCGGAAATATTCAAATGAATTTCTAAGTATAGGTGCTGGTGCGAGAGGACTCGCAATGGGTGGTGCCGTAATTTCCAGCCAGAATGATGTGTATTCTCCCATGTGGAATCCTGCAGGTTTAATTGGAGTAGAACGTGATTGGCAGGGAGCGGCAATGCATGCTGAATATTTCGAATCTATTGCCAAGTATGATTACCTTGCTTTTGCAAAACCAGTGGATAATAAAGGCGGCGCGTTCGCAATTTCAATTGTTCGTCTCGGTATTGATAACATTTTGAATACCACTCAATTAATTGATCCCGAAGGAAATATTGATTATGACAAAATCACCAGTTTTTCGCAGTCGGATTACGCAGCTTTGGTTTCTTACGCATTTCATCCAGGAGGAGATCAGCGGTTAGATTTTGGTGTGAATGCAAAACTCGTTTATCGAAATGTAGGTAAATTCGCCAGTGGTTATGGTTTTGGATTTGATTTAGGCGCGATTTACCACGCCGACTCAGGCTGGAACTACGGCGCCGTTTTAAAGGATGCCACAACAACCGTAAACTTCTGGACGGTCAATCAAAAAGAACTTTCAGCGGTTGTAAATGGTGAAGAATTTAATCCTGCGCCCAAAGATAAAATGGAGCTTACCATGCCCAAACTTAATTTAGGACTCAGCCGAAATTTCGAACTTAACCGTGATCTGGAACTTCTTCCCGAAGCCGGAATTAATGTAGATTTTGCAAAAACAGCAGCGGTCATTTCAACAGATTTTGCCAGCATAACTCCTTATGCGGGTGCAGAACTGAAATTTCAGGATATGGTGTTTGTGCGTGTTGGTGTGAATAGATTTCAAAACATTACCGATATTGAAAATTTAAAAAGAAAAATTTCCTTCCAACCAAGTGCTGGAATTGGGATTAAATATCAGGGTTTAACATTGGATTATGCCATTACAAATTCAGGAATTGGCGGATCTAATTTCTACTCCAACTTTTTTTCTTTGAAGCTCGACATGGGCGATTTCCGAAACTAA
- a CDS encoding S9 family peptidase, protein MKIAKLSLLFLFLGSFLFAQNQKFTIAEAVNGLRSNLAVKNISQFSWADDGKSYYQSAKNAYMVTDLASHKGDTLVSLYQLNKNLDLDKKLKTFPRITFITKDKGYFTQDSNYFWVERSGKDWKVRDWINIDKEAENIEMLSDNEGFVYTVKNNLYLNRNGKIVAITDDSEENIVNGQAVHQREFGIEKGIFISPDNSKIAFYRMDQTMVGDYPIIDWSVVPAVNKNIKYPMAGTPSHHVTLGVYDIKSNTKRFLNIEGDPEQYLTAITWSPDSKSIFVGVLNRDQNDMKMNQYNALSGNFIKKLFEEQSDKYVEPQHPLLFFPNSNTDFIWQSQRTGYNHLFHYNVDKGLVAQLTKGDWVVTEVLGFNEKKKEIYYVSTQVSPLERHLYKVDWTNFKTQRLAQGVGMHTGILSKDGSQLYDFYSNATTPRVVNVINTNTLKTRNILSAENPLKNYDRPEIKNVTLKADDGTPLYGKIILPTDFDANKKYPVIVYLYNGPHAQLVTDSFPASGNLWYEFMAQKGYIVFTMDGRGSSNRGLKFEQAIFRHAGETEMKDQLQGVAYLKSLPYVDADRLGIHGWSYGGFMTTSFMLKHPDVFKVAVAGGPVIDWNMYEIMYTERYMDSPQNNPEGYKQANLLDKVQNLKGHLLMIHGAQDNVVVWQHSMNFLKAAVDHGVQMDYFVYPGHEHNVLGKDRVHLMQKVTDYFDEYLKK, encoded by the coding sequence ATGAAAATAGCTAAACTCTCTTTATTATTTCTTTTTCTTGGAAGTTTTCTTTTCGCGCAAAATCAAAAATTTACTATTGCTGAAGCCGTAAACGGGTTAAGAAGCAATCTTGCCGTGAAAAACATTTCGCAGTTTTCCTGGGCTGATGATGGCAAATCCTACTATCAGTCGGCAAAAAACGCCTATATGGTTACGGATCTCGCGAGTCATAAAGGCGACACATTGGTTTCGCTCTATCAGCTGAATAAAAATTTAGATCTTGACAAAAAATTAAAAACTTTTCCGCGAATTACTTTTATCACCAAAGACAAAGGATATTTTACGCAGGATTCCAATTATTTCTGGGTGGAACGTTCGGGTAAAGATTGGAAAGTTCGTGATTGGATTAACATCGATAAGGAAGCGGAGAATATAGAAATGCTCAGTGATAACGAAGGATTTGTGTACACTGTTAAAAATAATTTATACCTCAACCGCAATGGAAAAATTGTTGCAATCACCGATGACAGTGAGGAGAATATTGTAAATGGACAAGCGGTTCATCAACGGGAATTTGGGATTGAAAAGGGAATTTTTATCTCCCCGGATAATTCTAAAATCGCCTTTTACAGAATGGATCAAACTATGGTAGGCGACTATCCGATTATCGACTGGAGCGTGGTTCCGGCGGTGAATAAAAATATTAAATATCCAATGGCGGGAACACCATCTCACCATGTAACTTTAGGAGTTTACGATATTAAAAGCAATACCAAGAGATTTTTAAATATCGAAGGGGACCCCGAACAGTATCTTACTGCGATAACTTGGAGTCCCGATTCTAAATCTATTTTTGTAGGCGTGCTAAATCGGGATCAGAATGATATGAAAATGAATCAGTATAATGCACTGTCGGGAAACTTCATCAAAAAACTTTTCGAGGAACAGTCTGATAAATATGTGGAACCTCAACATCCCTTATTATTTTTCCCCAATTCAAATACCGATTTTATCTGGCAAAGTCAGCGCACCGGATACAATCATCTTTTCCACTATAATGTAGATAAAGGTTTGGTCGCGCAGCTGACTAAAGGTGATTGGGTCGTAACCGAAGTGCTCGGATTTAATGAAAAGAAAAAAGAAATTTATTATGTTTCTACACAAGTATCGCCGCTCGAAAGACATCTTTATAAAGTGGACTGGACGAATTTTAAAACCCAGCGACTTGCCCAAGGTGTGGGAATGCATACCGGAATATTGAGTAAAGATGGTAGTCAACTGTATGATTTTTACAGCAATGCCACTACGCCCCGAGTCGTAAATGTTATCAACACCAATACCTTGAAAACCAGAAACATTCTGAGTGCTGAAAATCCGTTAAAAAATTACGACAGACCGGAAATAAAAAATGTCACTTTGAAAGCAGATGACGGAACACCTTTATACGGTAAAATTATTCTGCCAACCGATTTTGATGCGAACAAAAAATATCCGGTAATTGTGTATTTGTATAATGGTCCGCACGCGCAGTTGGTAACCGATAGTTTTCCGGCTTCAGGGAATTTGTGGTACGAATTTATGGCGCAAAAAGGATACATCGTTTTCACCATGGATGGACGAGGTTCTTCTAACCGCGGATTAAAATTTGAACAGGCCATTTTTAGACATGCGGGTGAAACCGAAATGAAAGATCAACTGCAAGGAGTTGCTTATTTGAAATCTCTACCTTACGTAGATGCCGATCGGTTGGGAATTCACGGTTGGAGTTATGGTGGATTTATGACCACGAGTTTTATGTTGAAACATCCAGACGTTTTCAAAGTAGCAGTAGCAGGAGGTCCCGTGATCGACTGGAATATGTATGAAATTATGTACACCGAAAGATATATGGATTCTCCACAAAATAATCCGGAAGGTTATAAACAGGCCAATCTTTTAGACAAAGTTCAAAACCTAAAAGGACATTTATTGATGATTCACGGAGCTCAGGATAATGTCGTGGTTTGGCAACATTCCATGAACTTTTTAAAGGCAGCGGTAGATCATGGTGTGCAGATGGATTACTTCGTTTATCCGGGACATGAGCATAATGTTTTAGGAAAAGACAGAGTTCATTTGATGCAAAAAGTGACTGATTATTTTGATGAATATTTGAAGAAATAA
- a CDS encoding YceI family protein — MATQWNLDQSHSEITFKVRHMMISNVKGSFTNFNATMEAADDTFKTAKVNATIQTDSVNTNSADRDTHLKSEDFFNVEANPQITFETDSLNNEITGNLTINGVTKPVKLDVEFGGINVDPWGNTKAGFSFEGKIKRSDFGLNWNAALEAGGVMVSDDVKIAGELQFVKA; from the coding sequence ATGGCAACTCAATGGAATTTAGATCAAAGTCACAGTGAAATCACTTTTAAAGTACGTCACATGATGATTTCTAACGTTAAAGGTTCTTTTACAAACTTTAACGCAACAATGGAAGCGGCAGATGATACCTTTAAAACCGCTAAAGTAAATGCGACTATTCAGACAGATTCTGTGAATACCAATAGTGCAGACAGAGATACGCATTTGAAAAGTGAAGATTTTTTCAACGTAGAAGCAAATCCACAAATTACATTTGAAACTGATTCTTTAAATAACGAAATCACGGGAAATCTTACGATCAATGGCGTTACGAAACCGGTAAAACTTGATGTAGAGTTTGGTGGAATTAACGTAGATCCGTGGGGAAATACAAAAGCAGGTTTTTCATTCGAAGGAAAAATTAAACGTAGTGATTTCGGTTTAAACTGGAATGCAGCCTTGGAAGCAGGTGGCGTTATGGTTTCCGATGACGTGAAAATCGCGGGCGAATTACAGTTCGTTAAAGCATAA
- a CDS encoding DMT family transporter: MVQKSALFRLHLIVFLWGFTAILGKLIHADASILVFYRMFFAALFLFIFIRFFKKESLKISKKLFLQLSVIGGFMAFHWLCFFYSIKVSNVSIALSCLSLSTLFASVLEPLIFKRKIDVSEVIMGVVILICMGLIFKTEFQYKEGIFYGILTALFGTIFSVFNGKIFGKTSSGNIIFYEIFSGCAILTVLYLFTGQLFQLHEISMRDLTLVLILASFFTAYPMLESVNLMKYISPFTLILTVNLEPVYGIILAFFIFGESEQMSPIFYGASVVMISAIIVNGVLKARKSTAAKKVQDS, encoded by the coding sequence GTGGTTCAAAAATCTGCCCTCTTTCGTCTTCATCTTATCGTTTTTTTATGGGGTTTTACCGCAATTTTAGGGAAACTTATTCATGCCGATGCCAGCATTCTGGTCTTCTACCGTATGTTTTTCGCTGCGCTCTTTCTGTTTATTTTCATCCGTTTTTTTAAAAAAGAGAGTTTGAAAATTTCAAAGAAGTTATTTTTGCAGTTAAGCGTTATCGGGGGTTTTATGGCGTTTCACTGGCTCTGTTTTTTTTATTCTATTAAAGTTTCCAATGTTTCAATTGCATTAAGTTGTCTTTCGCTTTCAACGCTCTTTGCGTCTGTTTTAGAACCTTTGATTTTCAAAAGAAAGATTGATGTTTCTGAAGTTATTATGGGCGTAGTTATTTTAATCTGTATGGGATTAATCTTCAAGACCGAATTTCAGTATAAAGAAGGTATTTTTTATGGAATTTTAACAGCTCTTTTCGGAACTATATTCTCTGTATTTAACGGCAAAATATTTGGTAAAACAAGCTCTGGAAATATTATATTTTACGAAATCTTTTCTGGGTGCGCCATTCTCACTGTTCTTTACCTCTTCACCGGTCAACTTTTTCAACTTCACGAAATAAGCATGCGTGACCTTACTTTAGTGCTCATACTGGCAAGTTTTTTTACCGCGTATCCAATGTTAGAATCTGTAAATTTGATGAAGTATATTTCCCCATTTACATTGATTCTCACCGTAAATTTAGAACCAGTTTACGGGATTATCCTTGCTTTTTTTATCTTTGGTGAATCTGAGCAGATGAGTCCAATATTTTATGGCGCTTCTGTGGTTATGATATCTGCGATTATCGTAAATGGGGTGTTAAAGGCTCGAAAAAGTACGGCCGCCAAAAAAGTACAGGATTCATGA
- a CDS encoding acyl-CoA carboxylase subunit beta, with protein MNLEFNKREDQNKLKLGAINSLLSEIKKGGGEKRLQKQRDEGKLTARERIDYLLDKNSDSIEIGAFAGYEMYEEQGGCPSGGVVVVMGYVSGKQCLVVANDASVKAGAWFPITAKKNLRAQEISMENRLPIIYLVDSAGVFLPMQDEIFPDKEHFGRIFRNNAKMSSMGIIQISAVMGSCVAGGAYLPIMSDEAMIVDKTGSIFLAGSYLVKAAIGENIDNETLGGATTHCEISGVTDYKAKDDKDALNRIRTIMKSIGDYDKAGFDRTESFPPKESIENIFGHMPVSRGDQYDSFDIIKCLVDQSEYEEYKADYGKTIICATARIDGWSVGIVANQRKLVKSGKGEMQFGGVIYSDSADKATRFIANCNQRKIPLLFLQDVTGFMVGSKSEHGGIIKDGAKMVNAVANSVVPKFTVITGNSYGAGNYAMCGKAYDPRLIVAWPWSELAVMGGTQAAKVLAQIQESTLKKQGKEISDEEHQEILDTISKRYKKQTEPTYAAARLWTDAIINPVDTRKWISMGIEAANHAPITEKFNLGVIQV; from the coding sequence ATGAATTTAGAGTTTAACAAAAGAGAAGATCAGAATAAATTAAAATTAGGCGCTATCAACAGCTTATTGAGTGAAATCAAAAAAGGTGGTGGCGAAAAAAGATTGCAGAAGCAGCGAGATGAAGGAAAACTTACGGCGCGCGAACGCATCGACTATCTTCTTGATAAAAATTCTGATTCTATAGAAATTGGAGCCTTTGCCGGATATGAAATGTATGAGGAGCAAGGCGGTTGTCCCAGCGGTGGTGTTGTAGTTGTGATGGGTTATGTTTCGGGGAAGCAATGTTTGGTTGTTGCCAATGATGCCTCGGTAAAAGCTGGCGCATGGTTCCCGATTACAGCGAAAAAAAATCTTCGTGCGCAGGAAATCTCAATGGAAAATAGACTGCCAATTATTTATCTGGTCGATTCTGCGGGTGTTTTCTTGCCAATGCAGGACGAAATTTTTCCGGATAAAGAGCATTTTGGACGTATTTTCCGGAACAATGCAAAAATGAGTTCTATGGGAATTATTCAGATTTCTGCAGTCATGGGAAGTTGTGTAGCTGGTGGAGCTTATCTACCAATTATGAGTGACGAGGCAATGATTGTTGATAAGACAGGATCCATTTTCCTTGCAGGAAGTTATTTGGTAAAAGCTGCAATCGGCGAAAATATCGATAATGAAACCTTGGGCGGAGCAACTACACACTGTGAAATTTCCGGTGTAACCGATTACAAAGCTAAAGATGATAAGGATGCGCTGAACAGAATCAGAACGATTATGAAATCAATAGGCGATTATGATAAAGCTGGTTTCGATCGTACGGAAAGTTTTCCACCCAAAGAAAGCATTGAAAATATTTTCGGTCACATGCCGGTTTCGCGAGGTGATCAGTATGATTCATTTGACATTATTAAATGTTTGGTTGATCAATCTGAATACGAAGAATATAAAGCAGATTACGGTAAAACCATTATTTGCGCGACCGCAAGAATCGATGGTTGGAGCGTAGGAATTGTAGCGAATCAAAGAAAGCTGGTAAAAAGCGGAAAAGGAGAAATGCAGTTTGGTGGCGTTATCTATTCTGATTCTGCTGACAAAGCGACGCGTTTCATCGCCAATTGTAACCAGAGAAAAATTCCGCTTTTATTTCTGCAGGATGTAACCGGTTTTATGGTGGGTAGTAAATCTGAGCATGGCGGTATTATCAAAGATGGAGCGAAAATGGTGAATGCAGTAGCCAATTCCGTAGTTCCGAAATTTACGGTAATTACAGGAAATTCCTATGGTGCCGGAAATTATGCCATGTGCGGAAAAGCCTATGATCCGCGATTAATCGTAGCTTGGCCTTGGTCGGAACTAGCGGTAATGGGTGGAACTCAGGCGGCGAAAGTATTGGCACAAATTCAGGAATCAACCTTAAAAAAACAAGGGAAAGAAATTTCAGATGAAGAGCATCAGGAAATTTTAGATACCATTTCGAAACGATATAAAAAACAAACCGAGCCCACTTACGCGGCGGCGCGGTTGTGGACGGATGCGATCATCAATCCGGTCGATACCAGAAAATGGATTTCTATGGGAATTGAAGCCGCAAATCACGCACCTATTACAGAGAAATTTAATCTTGGAGTTATTCAGGTTTAA
- a CDS encoding phosphatase PAP2 family protein encodes MKKILFFWVYCFFVMLSPAQRKVTLVIQDKPFDFQYKKLYVPAGLMISGIVADGRGQESLKNEVVEERNEHLFGFTNHLDDYAQFSPLVAIYGFEALGMKAQTDWKNRTAILIKGQILNLGLVYILKKTLKETRPDGTAYSFPSGHTANAFAGATMLSIEYGKNHKWVPYVAYGVATSVGVMRMANNKHYISDVLFGAGLGILSMKVAYWTHQYQWNKPKSDQDPLAVLYKSSAKIRN; translated from the coding sequence ATGAAAAAAATACTTTTCTTTTGGGTCTACTGCTTTTTTGTAATGTTGAGTCCGGCGCAGAGAAAGGTTACTTTGGTAATCCAAGATAAACCTTTCGACTTCCAGTATAAAAAATTATACGTTCCCGCAGGTTTAATGATATCGGGAATTGTTGCTGATGGCCGAGGCCAGGAATCATTAAAAAATGAAGTTGTAGAAGAGCGAAACGAGCATCTGTTCGGTTTTACAAATCACCTTGATGATTACGCTCAATTTTCTCCCTTAGTAGCTATTTATGGTTTTGAAGCACTGGGCATGAAAGCGCAAACGGACTGGAAAAACCGTACTGCAATCTTAATTAAAGGACAGATCCTCAATTTGGGCTTAGTGTATATCCTTAAGAAAACTCTTAAAGAAACGCGTCCTGACGGCACCGCATATTCTTTTCCTTCAGGCCATACTGCGAATGCTTTTGCAGGTGCAACGATGCTTTCGATAGAATATGGCAAAAACCATAAGTGGGTGCCTTACGTTGCTTATGGCGTTGCAACATCGGTGGGCGTTATGCGAATGGCAAATAATAAGCATTATATTTCTGATGTGCTTTTTGGCGCAGGATTAGGAATTCTTTCAATGAAAGTCGCGTATTGGACGCATCAGTATCAATGGAATAAACCCAAATCTGATCAAGATCCTTTGGCTGTACTGTACAAAAGTTCGGCAAAAATAAGAAACTAA
- the uvrC gene encoding excinuclease ABC subunit UvrC, translating into MNADLELQLKTLPSDPGVYRYYDKLNQLLYVGKAKNLKKRVLSYFNKNQAGYRTRIMVAKIFRLETTVVNSEYDALLLENNLIKEHQPFYNVMLKDDKTYPWICIKNEDFPRVFMTRNKIKDGSEYFGPYAKVRPAKFLLDTIKHIYKIRTCNLNLAPAKIAEGKYRVCLEYHIKNCEGPCEMLEMKESYDRKIEAIRGIIKGDFRIAKEYLVNQMMSFAENLEFENAQMVKERMDLLDNYQVKHTVVNPSINDVDVFGMTSDETAAYINYFKIQNGNIIQSFTTEIKKILEESDEDMLEEAMIEIRQKFNSDSKEILIPFHLTLEIPNVKLIVPKVGDKKRIVELSEKNAKEYRIEKLKQVQIIDPERHTNRIMAEMQKLLRMPEEPRHIEGFDNSNIQGTNPVSACVVFKDGKPSKADYRIFHPKTVVGPDDYKTMEEVIYRRYKRLLDEAEPLPQLILIDGGKGQLSSAVKSLKLLGLYGKITIIGIAKRLEEIYFPEDSIPLYLDKKSETLKILQRVRDESHRFGVKHHRTRRKNSTIKSELEEIPGVGVKTIEMLLQKLKSVKRVKESNLETLEEILGQSKGKMVWEYFNSGS; encoded by the coding sequence ATGAATGCGGATTTAGAACTTCAATTAAAAACTTTACCATCAGACCCAGGTGTTTATCGGTATTATGACAAATTAAATCAGCTTCTTTACGTCGGAAAGGCGAAAAATTTAAAGAAAAGAGTTTTATCTTATTTCAATAAAAACCAGGCTGGTTACCGCACCAGAATCATGGTAGCTAAAATTTTTCGCTTGGAAACGACTGTTGTAAATAGTGAATACGACGCGCTTCTGCTCGAAAATAATCTCATCAAAGAGCATCAACCTTTTTATAATGTGATGCTGAAGGATGATAAAACGTATCCCTGGATTTGCATTAAAAATGAAGATTTCCCGCGTGTTTTCATGACTCGTAATAAAATTAAAGATGGCTCAGAATATTTTGGACCTTATGCGAAAGTGCGTCCCGCCAAGTTTCTACTGGATACCATTAAACATATTTATAAAATCCGGACGTGTAATTTAAATCTGGCTCCCGCTAAAATTGCGGAGGGAAAATACCGTGTTTGTCTGGAATATCACATCAAAAATTGTGAAGGTCCCTGCGAAATGCTGGAAATGAAGGAGAGTTACGACCGCAAGATTGAAGCTATTCGGGGTATTATTAAAGGAGATTTCCGTATTGCGAAGGAATATCTGGTCAATCAAATGATGAGCTTCGCCGAGAATCTTGAATTTGAAAATGCCCAGATGGTGAAAGAAAGGATGGATTTGCTGGATAATTATCAGGTAAAACATACGGTAGTAAATCCCAGCATTAATGATGTTGATGTTTTTGGAATGACGAGTGATGAGACCGCCGCCTATATTAATTATTTTAAAATTCAGAACGGAAATATTATACAGAGTTTCACTACAGAAATTAAAAAAATTCTGGAAGAATCTGACGAAGATATGTTGGAAGAAGCCATGATTGAAATCCGCCAGAAATTTAATTCTGATTCTAAAGAAATTTTAATTCCTTTTCATTTAACATTAGAAATTCCGAATGTAAAATTGATCGTACCGAAAGTGGGCGACAAAAAGCGAATTGTAGAACTTTCGGAAAAAAATGCGAAAGAATACCGCATTGAAAAACTGAAGCAGGTTCAAATTATAGATCCGGAAAGACACACGAACAGAATTATGGCTGAGATGCAAAAGTTGTTGCGAATGCCTGAAGAACCGCGTCATATTGAAGGTTTTGATAATTCAAATATTCAGGGGACAAATCCAGTTTCAGCATGTGTAGTTTTTAAAGATGGAAAACCAAGCAAAGCAGATTATCGAATTTTTCATCCGAAAACAGTAGTGGGTCCAGACGATTATAAAACCATGGAAGAAGTTATTTATCGCCGCTATAAAAGGCTGTTAGATGAAGCTGAACCGTTGCCACAACTTATTTTAATTGATGGTGGAAAAGGCCAATTATCTTCTGCCGTAAAAAGTTTAAAACTTCTTGGTCTTTATGGTAAAATCACCATAATCGGGATTGCAAAACGCCTGGAAGAAATTTATTTCCCGGAAGATTCCATTCCATTATATCTGGATAAGAAATCTGAAACGCTGAAAATTTTACAAAGAGTTCGAGATGAATCCCATCGTTTTGGCGTAAAACATCACCGAACGCGACGGAAAAATTCAACCATCAAATCTGAACTTGAAGAAATTCCGGGTGTTGGGGTGAAGACGATTGAAATGTTGCTGCAGAAACTAAAATCGGTAAAAAGGGTAAAGGAATCTAATTTGGAAACTTTAGAGGAAATACTGGGGCAATCGAAAGGTAAAATGGTCTGGGAATATTTTAATTCCGGCTCTTAG